In Desulfoferula mesophila, the genomic window GGCCTGGTGCTCATGGCCAAGCGCTCCGGCGGCAAGACCGGGGTGGCCATCCTGGGCGGCGGCGCGCCCAAGAACTTCATGCTGCAGACCGAGCCCCACATCCAGGAGGTATTGGGCATCGACGAAAAAGGCCACGACTATTTCCTGCAGATCACCGACGCCCGCCCGGACACCGGCGGCCTGAGCGGGGCCACCCCCTCGGAGGCGGTGAGCTGGGGCAAGGTGGACCCCAGCGGCCTGCCCGACACCGTGGTGTGCTACACCGACACCACCATCGCCCTGCCCATCATCACCAGCTATCTGGCCGAGACGGTGGGCAGCCGCGAGCCCAAGCGCCTCTACGCCCGGCGCGACGAGGCGCTGGATCTCTTGAAGCGCGAATCGGGCTACGCCGGGGTCTGAGGCGGGGGGACGCTGAAACTTCCGGCCGCTACCTATTTGGAAAAGCGGTCCTCTCGCCCCATCTCGCGCAGCCAGCGGTAATGGGCCGCTATGCCCGACGAAAACGACCGGTGCTCCCTGTAGGCCAGGCCGTGGTCCCGGCAGGTTTGCTCCACTATCCCGGCGATGGCCGGGTAATGGATGTGGCTGATCGTCGGGAACAGATGATGTTCCTTGTGAAAATTCAACCCGCCAAACAACCAGCCAGCCAACGGGTTTCGGCGGGCATAGTCCACCGTCACGTTGGATTGGTGCACCGACCAGGCATTTTCCATGCGTCCCGTGTCCGGGTTGGGCAAGGGGAATTCCGACTCCGCCACGCAGTGGGGTATCTGGAACACGATGCTCAGGGACCCGCCCAGCACCAGAACCCCGACGCCGTAGAAAAAAATCACGGCATACCAAGGGTGGAAGAGCCAGGGAAATAACAGCGCCCAAGTGAAGAAGGCGACCCTCCCGACGATGAATACCGTCAGATCCCAGGAGGTCGGCCGGGAAAAACCGTGCCCGCCGATACGCCCTAATATTATTTTTTTAAAATCCGCCAAGAATTCCCACTGGATGGCCAAAAAACCGTAGACGAACCAGAGGTAGATATGTTGCCAACGATGGAAAGGAAGCCTTTCTTGGTGCGGCGACAGGCGGCCGAGAAAACCCAGATCTATGTCCGTGTCATATCCCGTGATGTTGACATAGCGGTGATGGATCACCACGTGTTTCCAAAACCACAGGTAGGAGCTGCCCCCGACCAGGTCCATGGTGGCCGCCATGGCCTGATTGACCCACGGCCTTTTGGCGAAGGACTTGTGCCCCGCGTCATGGGCGACGTTGAAGCCGATCAGGGCAGTGCACAAACCCAGCAGGGTGACCAGCAGCAGGCCCTGCCAAATGCTCTGGGCCACAAACACCAACAGCACATAGGAGGCCACGAAAAGGGCGAAAATTACCCCGGTCTTCAAGTAAAGGCGCCAATCCCCCGATTTTGACCTCCCCCCGCCGGCCTCGAAGTATTGGTTGACGCGGTGGTGCAGGTCGGTCTCAAACTTTTTGTCCTCGCCGAACTCTAACTTTAAAATCAAGCTGTTGCCTCTATTTTAACGAACACGGCCGGCCCTATTCGGTTGGCGATGTTTGGTGGCGGCTTTGACCCGGGCCGGATACGCCGCGTCAGGGGCCGATTTTATTTTTTTATTATAGACTCAAATACAATTCGGGTCGGAGGGAACAATTTTCGGGCCATCGCGGAGGCCGCCGCCGCGGCTCAGGCTCCAGCCACATAAAACTTGCCAGCGTCCTCCAGCCATGCTATTGGTGGGCACCCGTCTGCACGACATTTCGTCTATACCCTGCACCCCCAGGGCGTGGAGTGGGCCGATGTACCTGATCAACGAGGTCTCCCGCAAGGTCGAGCTGAGCCAGAAGCGCATCCGCGAGTATGAAAAAGAGGGGTTCATCCGCCCGCAGCGCGAGACCAACACCAACAACCGCCTTTACAGCGACTTCGAGGTCTCCCAGATAAAGCGCATCAACTTCCTCATCCACGAACGGGGCTTCACCCTGGCCTGCCTGCGCAACCTGATG contains:
- a CDS encoding fatty acid desaturase family protein translates to MILKLEFGEDKKFETDLHHRVNQYFEAGGGRSKSGDWRLYLKTGVIFALFVASYVLLVFVAQSIWQGLLLVTLLGLCTALIGFNVAHDAGHKSFAKRPWVNQAMAATMDLVGGSSYLWFWKHVVIHHRYVNITGYDTDIDLGFLGRLSPHQERLPFHRWQHIYLWFVYGFLAIQWEFLADFKKIILGRIGGHGFSRPTSWDLTVFIVGRVAFFTWALLFPWLFHPWYAVIFFYGVGVLVLGGSLSIVFQIPHCVAESEFPLPNPDTGRMENAWSVHQSNVTVDYARRNPLAGWLFGGLNFHKEHHLFPTISHIHYPAIAGIVEQTCRDHGLAYREHRSFSSGIAAHYRWLREMGREDRFSK